Within Saccharomonospora cyanea NA-134, the genomic segment TTGCCGGTGGTCAACGGCAAGGCGGTGGAGTCGGCGATCCGGATCGGCCTCGCTCTGAACTGCGAGATCGCGGAGTGGTGCCGGTTCGCCCGGAAGAACTACTTCTACCCGGACATGCCGAAGAACTTCCAGACTTCGCAGTACGACGAGCCGATCGCGTTCGACGGTTACCTCGACGTGGTGCTCGACGACGGTGAGGTCGTGCGCGTGGGCATCGAGCGCGCGCACATGGAGGAGGACACCGGTAAGTCACTGCACGTCGGTGGCGCGACGGGCCGCATCCACGGCGCGGAGCACTCGCTGCTCGACTACAACCGCGCGGGCGTGCCGCTGATCGAGATCGTCACCAAGCCCATCGTGGGTATGGGAGAGCGGGCGCCGGAGGTGGCGCGGGCGTACGTGACGGCGCTGCGAGACCTGCTGCGCGCCATGGACGTCTCCGACGTGCGCATGGACCAGGGCTCGCTGCGGTGCGACGCCAACGTGTCGCTGATGCCGAAGGGCGCGACCGAGTTCGGTACGCGCACCGAGACCAAGAACGTGAACTCGCTTCGCAGCGTCGAGCGCGCGGTGCGCTACGAGATGACGCGGCAGGCGGCGGTGCTGGCCTCGGGCGGCAGTGTCACGCAGGAGACCCGCCACTTCCAGGAGGCCGACGGCACGACGTCGGCGGGCCGGGTGAAGGAGACGGCGGAGGACTACCGCTACTTCCCGGAGCCCGACCTGGTGCCCATCGCGCCGTCGCGCGAGTGGGTGGAGGAGCTGCGGAAGACGCTGCCCGAGCTGCCGTGGGAGCGTCGCAAGCGCATCAAGGAGGAGTGGAACCTCACCGACGAGGAACTGCGTGACCTCATCAACACGGGCGCTGCCGACCTGGTGGCGGCCACGGTGGAGGCCGGGGCGAAGCCGAACGAGGCGCGTAGCTGGTGGGTGCAGTACCTGACCCAGCAGGCGAACGTGCGGGAGGTGGAGCTGGCGGACCTGCCCATCACGCCCGTGCAGGTGGCGCGCGTGATCGAGCTCGTCAACTCCGGTGAGCTGACCAACAAGCTCGCGCGTGAGGTCGTGCAGGGTGTGCTGGCCGGTGAGGGAGAGCCCGACGAGGTCGTGGACAAGCGGGGCCTCAAGGTCGTGTCCGACGACTCGGCGCTGATCGCCGCCGTCGACGAGGCGCTCGCCGCGCAGCCGGACGTGGCCGACAAGATCCGTGGCGGCAAGGTGCAGGCCGCGGGTGCCATCGTCGGTGCGGTGATGAAGGCGACGAAGGGGCAGGCCGACGCCAAGCGCGTGCGCGAGCTGGTGCTGGAGAGGGTCGGCGCCTGACCGTGTCGGTGCACGACCGTCGGGAGCCGGGCTGGTCGCCTGCCCGGATTTCGTGGCGTGAGTGGCTCGGCCTCGCGGCCGGGCTGCTCGCCGTCGGGTCGCTGTTTCTGCCGTGGACGCAGCTGAGCTCCGCTCACCCCGAGGTGAGCGCCGCGCTGGCCGAGTTGCCGGACTCCGACGTCCATCGCTCGGTGTGGCGGGCGACGTTCTTCGGCTGGCTCGCGCCGCTGCTCGTGGCGATCGCGGGTGCCTGCGTGGCGGTGTTCGGGCAGCGGCCCACTCTGCGGGTGGCAGGCCTGCCGCACCTGTGGTTGGTGGCCGCGGTGGTGGCCGCGTGCGCGACGGCTCTGGCGTGGGTGTTCCTCGACTGGGAGTTCGGCGAGGAACAACACGCCTTCCTGACCGAGAGCGGGGTGGCTGTGCAGGCCGCCCTGGGTCGGTACGTGGGAGCCGTTGCGGTGCTGGTGTCGCTCGTGGCGGCCGTGCTGGACGTGCGCGCGGCCGTCAGTCGCGGCCCGAACCGGAAGCGGGCTGGCGCACGATGATGACCACTCGGTCGTCGCTGGAGACCGGCGCGCCGCCGTCCTTGTTGACCGTTCCCGCGACGGCGACGTCGCCCGTCACCTGAGCGAGGCTGCCGAGCCGGCCGTAGGCGGTGCCGTTCTCTCCGTCCAACGTGATCTGTGGTTCGCCGCCGACCGAGCCGTCCTCCGTCAACGGCAGGTTCTGCACGTTGCCCGCCTCCTCGGTGGAGACGGCGAGCATGTCGGTCCAGTCGGCACAACCGCTGACGCCGGGCTTGTCCTTCCACGTCCAGGCGGGCACCGAAAGGTCCTCGCCCTCCTCGATCCGGTACACCACGTCGTGTTCCTTCGCCTGGTCGGTGACCCACAGCCGCGAGCCGTCGGCCGTGCCGCACATGCCTCCGGGCGCGTGCAGTCCGCTCGCGTACACGGCGGAGTCCGCCTTGGGGTTGCCCTTCGCAGGCTTGCCGGAGGGATCGATGCGCAGCACCTTCCCGGCGAGAGAGGCGGGGTCGGCGGTCGCTTTCGCGTTGCCCGCGTCGCCGGTGGCCACCAGGAGCGTCCCGTCGGCTCCGGCGAGCAACGCACCCCGGTTGTTGGTCGATCCCTTCGGGATGCCGGTGAGCACGGGCTTGGGGGCCTGCCCCTGCGCGAAGCGAACCACCCGGTTGTCGGCCGGGGTGGTGATGTAGGCGAAGACGAGGCCGTCCTCGGCGTAGGTGGGGGAGAGCGCGAGCCCGGTCAGACCGCCGTCACCGGTGGCCTCGACGTCCAGGGTCGCGAACTCCTGCTGCTCACCGTCGGTACCGACGAGGAACACCCGGCCGCTGCGACGCTCGCCCGCGAGAGCGGTCACGGTGGATCCGTCTGACGGCAGCGGCGCGACGGCTGACACCGTGTCGAGACAGGTGGCGATGACGGCCTTGTCGTAGTCGGTGCAGCCCTCGGGCGGGGGCACGGGAGTCTCCGACTGGGAGGGCCCGCGGGGAGCGGGGCTCTCGTCGACCTCGGGAAGCTCCGGTTGCGGTGCCACCTCCGCCGAGAGTTCCGGGGCGTCCCGCCAGTCGGTGGCGGCGGTCGAGTCGTCGAACCGCGCACAACCGACGGGCACGACGGCCACAGCGGCCAGAACCGCTATCGACCACGAGCGTCTCGGACCCCTGCGCACAGTGGTCCAGCCTAGGCGGCCCGAGGTGAACCTCGGGTAAGTGGGTCGCGACACATCGGCCACGATGGTGGGGTGACCATCACCGTTCTCGTTCCCGATGACGACGGCGTGACGGCGCTGTCGGAGGTGCCTGGCGTGCGGGCCGTGCGCTACCACGTCGACTCCCTCGCCGAGGGCGTGCCCGCCGAGGCCGCCGAGGCCGAGGTGCTCATTCCGGGCGCCAAGCCCGCCGCGTTGCTGCCGTTGCTCGATGCCATGCCGAGGTTACGACTGATCCAGCTGTTGTCGGCGGGCGCCGAGAACTGGACCGACCAGGTGCCGGACGGGGTGCTGCTGTCCACCTGCCGGGGCGCCCACGGGGGCAGCACCGCCGAGTGGGTCATGGCGGTGCTGCTTTCCACCTATCGGGGCCTTCCCGAGTTCGCCGAAGCCCAGCGGGCGAGGACGTGGAGCCCGAGCACCGGACGCACGTTGCAGGGCAGCAGGGTGCTGGTGGTGGGTGCCGGCGACGTGGGCAACGAGCTGCGGCGCAGGCTCGTCCCGTTCGACGCGTGGGTCACGATGGTGGGCTTCACCCCCCGTGAGGGCGTCCACGGGGTCGAGGAACTGCCGGAGCTCCTGCCGGACACCGACGTGGTGGTGTTGGTGACGCCTCTGACGTCACACACGAGGGGGATGGTGGACGCCGCGTTCCTCGCCGCGCTGCCCGACGGTGCACTGCTCGTGAACGCCTCCCGTGGACCGGTCGTGGACACCGACGCGTTGCTGGCCGAGCTCACCACCGGCCGGTTGAGCGCGGCGCTGGACGTCACCGATCCGGAACCGCTGCCCGCCGACCACCCGTTGTGGACCGCGCCGAACGTGGTCATCACTCCGCACGTCGGCGGGGCCGTTCGCGACGCGCGGCGCCGTTCGTACCGGGTGGTGGCCGCCGAGATCGAGCGCTACGTGCGCGGGGAGCTGCCGGACAACCTGGTGCAGGGCGAGTACTGATCCTCGGCGGGTGACCCACCGCCGACGTTCTGTGAGCCCGGAAGCTGTGAGGGACCGGCCGGTGGCAATGTCGGTTCAGGACAGTCACCCTTGTCGGGAGTGGTGCCCGGGGATCCGACGCTCATCGGATCACGTCACGACGATCCAGTTCTCGTCCTCTTCCTCGGACACCCCGACGACCG encodes:
- the gatB gene encoding Asp-tRNA(Asn)/Glu-tRNA(Gln) amidotransferase subunit GatB, which translates into the protein MTAVADLMDYAEVVESYDPVLGLEVHVELNTKTKMFCGCPNRFGGEPNTHVCPTCLGLPGALPVVNGKAVESAIRIGLALNCEIAEWCRFARKNYFYPDMPKNFQTSQYDEPIAFDGYLDVVLDDGEVVRVGIERAHMEEDTGKSLHVGGATGRIHGAEHSLLDYNRAGVPLIEIVTKPIVGMGERAPEVARAYVTALRDLLRAMDVSDVRMDQGSLRCDANVSLMPKGATEFGTRTETKNVNSLRSVERAVRYEMTRQAAVLASGGSVTQETRHFQEADGTTSAGRVKETAEDYRYFPEPDLVPIAPSREWVEELRKTLPELPWERRKRIKEEWNLTDEELRDLINTGAADLVAATVEAGAKPNEARSWWVQYLTQQANVREVELADLPITPVQVARVIELVNSGELTNKLAREVVQGVLAGEGEPDEVVDKRGLKVVSDDSALIAAVDEALAAQPDVADKIRGGKVQAAGAIVGAVMKATKGQADAKRVRELVLERVGA
- a CDS encoding PQQ-dependent sugar dehydrogenase; this translates as MRRGPRRSWSIAVLAAVAVVPVGCARFDDSTAATDWRDAPELSAEVAPQPELPEVDESPAPRGPSQSETPVPPPEGCTDYDKAVIATCLDTVSAVAPLPSDGSTVTALAGERRSGRVFLVGTDGEQQEFATLDVEATGDGGLTGLALSPTYAEDGLVFAYITTPADNRVVRFAQGQAPKPVLTGIPKGSTNNRGALLAGADGTLLVATGDAGNAKATADPASLAGKVLRIDPSGKPAKGNPKADSAVYASGLHAPGGMCGTADGSRLWVTDQAKEHDVVYRIEEGEDLSVPAWTWKDKPGVSGCADWTDMLAVSTEEAGNVQNLPLTEDGSVGGEPQITLDGENGTAYGRLGSLAQVTGDVAVAGTVNKDGGAPVSSDDRVVIIVRQPASGSGRD
- a CDS encoding 2-hydroxyacid dehydrogenase; amino-acid sequence: MTITVLVPDDDGVTALSEVPGVRAVRYHVDSLAEGVPAEAAEAEVLIPGAKPAALLPLLDAMPRLRLIQLLSAGAENWTDQVPDGVLLSTCRGAHGGSTAEWVMAVLLSTYRGLPEFAEAQRARTWSPSTGRTLQGSRVLVVGAGDVGNELRRRLVPFDAWVTMVGFTPREGVHGVEELPELLPDTDVVVLVTPLTSHTRGMVDAAFLAALPDGALLVNASRGPVVDTDALLAELTTGRLSAALDVTDPEPLPADHPLWTAPNVVITPHVGGAVRDARRRSYRVVAAEIERYVRGELPDNLVQGEY